CGCATCATAAAAAAGTTTCTCCCACGGTTTCTTATTATCGGCCCTCACCACAAAACGCAAAGCCTTGTCAAAGACACGTTGCTTTTCTTTCGGATACCCTAATGGTGTCACGCATGGAATGAATTCGTCATCTTGCAACTGTATTTCTTTTTCAAATGAGTTTCGTGTAAAAGTCCCACCCATCCAACATGTACCTATGCCGAGCTGTGTTGCAAATAAAGTCATGCGATGGAAAATGTAGGCATACTCGATCAGTGAATATTTATCATTCGCTGATGAACCAACTAAATAAGCTTTTGGATCTTTAATAAATCCATATGTTCCAAGCTTGATCCCTTTTTCCGTTACATTTTTTTGAACCAACACGAGATCAATCCGGCCTCTTGCACCAAACGGTCCAGTAAGATTGCTTCCATCATTTAAATAGCTAGTTAACTTGTAGATATCTTCCTTTGAAAGATCATTGCCATCAAAGGTTCGAATCGACTGGCGTCTGCGCATCGTGTCGATGATTGATGTTGAAAAAGTCATGATACATCTCCTTAAAACAGAATCGTATTTGCATGTGTATTCACCGAAAAATGAATTTAAATTCTATCGGGCTTAATTAAAAAACGGCACGCTCTCTACATCAATTGGTTGATAGTTAATTCGTGTTCCACCATCACCTGAAAAACGATTACTGATCACCATGCCATTGACGATACCACCGCCACTAAGTGTAAAAGTGGCATTTGGGGCATAAATGAGTGAATTATTTCTCGTTCCTCCATCTACTTTCACTTGGTTTCCTCCTGTAACAATCGCTCCTTGGAAGCCACCACCTGCTGTGATTTCAATATTGGCATCTTCTGCAAAAAGAGAACCGTATATTTTTTGGCTACCACTTAACTTTAGGTTTTTAGGGAGACCGCCCGACTTGTTTCCCTCTAAATACACATTCAGTCGGTCTATAGATCCGTTATTATTAATCGTACTTCCAGAGCCCATTGTTATTTTATCGCGCACATAAATAGTGAGTTTTCCAGAGCCGATCACTTCAATATGCCCATTTGTATTGTTCAAATGGTCGACAACAAGGATTCGGTCTTGCTCTCCGGTATTTATTTTTAATTTGTAATTGCTTGTGACATTAATGTCTTTGAATGAATAATTACCGTCTAGATTCAATGTGTAGTCTTTAGCCATCCAGCTGTTAATATTTAAATTTCCATCTTTAACAACATTGTGTTTGTTCCACTGACTAACCGCAACTTCAGCGTCTGGATAAACAGGTAAGGATGGAATGGTAGGGAAAATAGGTATTTGAGTGATCTTATGTTGTTGGTCTAGAATGTTTCCATTTATCGCTGCGCCACCTAACACTTGAATGTGGCTCTCGAGGTAACTTGTTCCGATGTCTCCGTTAATTGTTGCGCCCCCGCTTAACGTGATGTATTCATTAGCAAACAAAGCATAATTAGATGGGAATGTAAAACCACCTCTCGGATCTTCTCGTATTTCAATGGTGATTTTTTCTCGTTCGTGCGTGCGCTCGGCTTCAATTATTGTATTTACGTCAAACGTAGTATTTATTGAATCACTAAGGGTGAAATTCACTTGAAGGTGATAGGTGGGGTCAACCATATCACAATCTGAAATAGTTACTGAATTGTTAACCAAGGTTATATCATCAAATTCAATCTGTGAGCGTGGAAGCAGATCATTAAAGCAAACTTGGTACTCTTCGCCATGATGTTGTTGTCGCAATGTGGTCACAATTAAATTAGCTTCTTGCCTTAAATTAATATGAGATTGTGTTCTATCATTATGTCCTGTCGTCATTAAGAGGAGACTAAAAGAGATTCCACCGATTAAACTGACGAGAAGAAGAGTAATCAATACTTCAATAAGAGTCAGTCCAGATTGATTGGACGTGATTTTTTTATACAATGTAGGCACCTACTTTCCTGAGGTTGCAACTATCATTTATTCTAGTAATTCTATAAAATCATCTAGCTCCACTAGGTAATCCTGTTCTTGAAACTGCTTCTCTTGAACGACTGTAAAAATCGAAAAAGTCATCTTCGATTCATTAATAACTGGTTCGGAGATTAAAAACGATTGATTGTATAAAGATATTTCATAACTAGCTACTTGATCTGAGATGATCGGAATGATGTAGTCTACTGGTTGTGGAACAGGAGTTGGTGGATTCTCTGAACTGATTAACTCAATGTAATTATTTACGGCGAGATTTACGGATTTATTAATATACACTTGAGCCATATCTTCTAGCTTGATTCGTTGAAGATTCTCTTCTGCTAGCTTAAATTGATTGGCATTTGATAGTAGGTTAGATAAGAGAACAGGAATGAATATTCCAATCATTGTGATTGTTAATAAAACTAGAATGAGCGCATACCCTTTTTCATTTTTTTGTTTTTTAATCATCATTTCCCTCACCTACTTCTCAATGTATCCATATAGTCTCGTTGTATTAGAATCGCTAAAGTTATGTTCGATTGATATATCTACTGAAACGACTGTTAATCCTAATTCATTTGTGAGTAATTCATCTGCACGGATGTAATATCTTTTATTATTAATATCAAAAAAATGAATGCCTTCTGTCTGATTATAGTGATCAAGATTTACAGAGTGGCTCTCCTTCACTTCTGTGAGAACTTTTTCCGCTATATTTACCGCCGTTAACCTGTCTTCCACTTTACTTGAAGAAAGTATTGACTGCGAAAATAAATTTAAGAAACTGATAATGAGGATCCCCATAATGACAATAGAAACTAAGATCTCAACTAATGTCAATCCATGTTCTTTTTTGAAATATTGTTTTACGTTCAGCATGTTTGTTCACCTCGTCTTTAGAAAAACCGAACTATACCATTCGAAGTATGCAGTTCTTATCATTATTTGATCATACAGATCTCAATAATGACATGTGCAAAATATATTTGAAAATGATTTTATTTAAGATTTTCTCTGTAATTAGATTTTATCATAGGGAGATTAGTTATTGTTTTATTTACGAATGTATTTCACTTGATCAGGACGTAAGCAGTAGAGGTGATCGATTTTATTCTCTTATGAAAATTAACACTCCCTTAACAATACTATAGTAAAATATACCCTGGAGAAAAGAATGTGGAAACTATTTAGGGGGAGCTTTTTTGAAACGTTTAGTTAAGGGGTTATTGCTAGTTATTTTGCTGAGCGGAATAACAGCTTGCAACCATGTGCCAGATGAAATTACTGTAGGTTTGATACCAGCGAGAGATGCTGCTGGTATGATTGAACAATTCACCCCGATGAAAGAATATATAGAGGATGAACTGGGTATTACGATTCAACTTGAAGTAACAGACGACTATGCTGAATTAATTCGTAAGATGGATGATCGGAAGGTTGATATCGCGTGGTTTGGGCCTTTTTCATATATTGCAGCTGAGATGGAGTTAGACCTTGAGCCCCTCGTTGTTCAATCACGGAAGGATACGGGTGTATATTATCATTCACTTATTTTGACAAAGGCCGATACACCTCATCAGTCGATTGAGAGCTTAAATCGAACTTCCTTTGCATTTGTAGAAAAAGGATCGACCTCAGGATATGTAATTCCACACGCTATGTTTACTAGTCGTGATATTGAATATGAAGATTACTTTAGTGAGATTGTTTATTCACAGTCTCATGATGGTGTTCTAACCGATATTATTAATGAAACTGTAACGGCTGGGGCTGTTGGAGATATAACGTACAATAAATGGTTATCAGACGGTTTAATAGATGAGGAAGAGTTACTCATTCTATGGAAATCAAGTGAGATTCCTGGTTCGCCATTTGTCGCACACGCTCAATTAAATGAGAAAGTAAAACAACGGTTTACTGAGGCGATGTTGGAGGTGCACGTAAAAGCACCTGAAGCATTAATACACTACAATAAAGCAATTGAATATTATGTCGAGGCTGATAAGCAAATGTATAATAGCATACGGAATATCTCTACGATTCTAGGAGATGAATATGTTGAGAATCAGTTTCTACGGGCGCAGTAAAGGCATGAGGCTATGGGGGCGGTGAACAGTATGAAGTCGACGAGTATTCGTTTTATCATCATCTATATGATTATCATTTTTGGGGTGTTAACAACAGCGGTCCTTGGGTTCTTTGTCTATAACAATAGTAAAAGTAGTATTGAATCTCAGTTCAATAATGAAGCCGATCTTATTTTAACTCATACAGCAAAAGACTTTAATGAAAAATTTATTCGAGCAGAAAGAGTAATCGGCTACTTAGCGGAGTTTCTTTTAAAAGATGCAGAAAATGAATTTGAAATAGAAACAAAACTTGAGGCTTTGCAATATGCGATGCCTTCAAGTTGGAACATGTTCTATGCTTCACCAGAAGGGACTATGTTTGCAGGAAGAGAAATTGACTTTCCAAGTAGCTATCGACCGAGCGAGCAAGAATGGTACGAAGAGGCACAAGCGAATCCTAATCAATTGATATGGACCGAGCCTTATTTAGATTATTTTACGCAACAGATTGTAATTACAGCTTCCCAAAGTATAGTAGATGAAAATGGACAATTATTCGGTGTGGTAGCGATTGATTATGCGATGGCTGATTTAAGTTCAACGATTAGTGATTACACCATAGGCGACGAGGGGTTTGTGATGCTACTAAGTCGTGATGGGACCATCCTTGGTAATAAAGGTGATTATATGATTGGTCGGACTCTTTTAGGAGATGATTTTGGAGCCAATATTTCCAACTTACAAGGGGGTTGGGTA
Above is a genomic segment from Bacillus sp. FJAT-45037 containing:
- a CDS encoding type IV pilus modification PilV family protein, with amino-acid sequence MLNVKQYFKKEHGLTLVEILVSIVIMGILIISFLNLFSQSILSSSKVEDRLTAVNIAEKVLTEVKESHSVNLDHYNQTEGIHFFDINNKRYYIRADELLTNELGLTVVSVDISIEHNFSDSNTTRLYGYIEK
- a CDS encoding phosphate/phosphite/phosphonate ABC transporter substrate-binding protein, translating into MKRLVKGLLLVILLSGITACNHVPDEITVGLIPARDAAGMIEQFTPMKEYIEDELGITIQLEVTDDYAELIRKMDDRKVDIAWFGPFSYIAAEMELDLEPLVVQSRKDTGVYYHSLILTKADTPHQSIESLNRTSFAFVEKGSTSGYVIPHAMFTSRDIEYEDYFSEIVYSQSHDGVLTDIINETVTAGAVGDITYNKWLSDGLIDEEELLILWKSSEIPGSPFVAHAQLNEKVKQRFTEAMLEVHVKAPEALIHYNKAIEYYVEADKQMYNSIRNISTILGDEYVENQFLRAQ
- a CDS encoding type II secretion system protein — encoded protein: MIKKQKNEKGYALILVLLTITMIGIFIPVLLSNLLSNANQFKLAEENLQRIKLEDMAQVYINKSVNLAVNNYIELISSENPPTPVPQPVDYIIPIISDQVASYEISLYNQSFLISEPVINESKMTFSIFTVVQEKQFQEQDYLVELDDFIELLE
- a CDS encoding nitroreductase family protein, which codes for MTFSTSIIDTMRRRQSIRTFDGNDLSKEDIYKLTSYLNDGSNLTGPFGARGRIDLVLVQKNVTEKGIKLGTYGFIKDPKAYLVGSSANDKYSLIEYAYIFHRMTLFATQLGIGTCWMGGTFTRNSFEKEIQLQDDEFIPCVTPLGYPKEKQRVFDKALRFVVRADNKKPWEKLFYDANFTTPLQSENAGPLEIPIEMVRLGPSASNKQPWRLVLSEDRQFCHFYIEHTPNYSKTLGYQMQLLDMGIAMCQLELACEELGINGNWVTCEPELERLNENIEYVVSWNQQ
- a CDS encoding DUF7305 domain-containing protein translates to MYKKITSNQSGLTLIEVLITLLLVSLIGGISFSLLLMTTGHNDRTQSHINLRQEANLIVTTLRQQHHGEEYQVCFNDLLPRSQIEFDDITLVNNSVTISDCDMVDPTYHLQVNFTLSDSINTTFDVNTIIEAERTHEREKITIEIREDPRGGFTFPSNYALFANEYITLSGGATINGDIGTSYLESHIQVLGGAAINGNILDQQHKITQIPIFPTIPSLPVYPDAEVAVSQWNKHNVVKDGNLNINSWMAKDYTLNLDGNYSFKDINVTSNYKLKINTGEQDRILVVDHLNNTNGHIEVIGSGKLTIYVRDKITMGSGSTINNNGSIDRLNVYLEGNKSGGLPKNLKLSGSQKIYGSLFAEDANIEITAGGGFQGAIVTGGNQVKVDGGTRNNSLIYAPNATFTLSGGGIVNGMVISNRFSGDGGTRINYQPIDVESVPFFN